One region of Blastocatellia bacterium genomic DNA includes:
- a CDS encoding aminomethyltransferase family protein, translated as METVITSKSTGLLDAQAGLNGQAGEAFGWMMTQDYGDVLAECQAVRARAGLIDLTYYGVLKVSGKEAIQFLNGLVTNDVKALEVHKGMRAAFLTGHGKVRGLCRILRRQDDFLIINDPQTHEKIFKYIFPFSYAGDFRVEDVSEQFRTLSIQGPKANAVLKEISFEPVASLVEYSWAETIIGGHNVVVVRTSHTGEPGFDILVSESGLRDTWDFILLKGAFHGLAPVGQEALNQLRIEAGIPLYGVDVDEANMMLELGMTEAVSFTKGCYTGQEAVAMATYRGHISKKLSGLLIEGDHIPATGSRISRDGKDIGQVTSAVRSASLGRVIALAYIKYGHFDAGNKLEVQNDNSIIEACIAELPFYQNLTS; from the coding sequence ATGGAAACGGTTATAACTTCTAAATCGACGGGGCTGCTCGATGCCCAGGCGGGGCTTAACGGACAAGCTGGCGAGGCGTTTGGCTGGATGATGACTCAGGATTACGGTGATGTACTTGCAGAGTGCCAGGCCGTCCGAGCGCGCGCCGGATTGATCGATTTGACCTATTATGGCGTCCTCAAAGTCAGCGGCAAGGAAGCCATACAGTTTCTTAATGGGCTCGTGACCAACGACGTCAAGGCGTTGGAGGTTCATAAAGGGATGCGGGCGGCATTTCTGACCGGGCACGGAAAAGTCCGTGGCCTTTGTCGTATTCTGCGGCGGCAGGACGACTTTTTGATCATTAACGATCCGCAGACGCACGAAAAGATCTTCAAGTATATTTTCCCGTTTTCCTATGCCGGGGATTTTCGTGTCGAAGACGTTTCAGAGCAATTCCGCACTCTCTCAATACAGGGGCCGAAAGCCAACGCCGTCTTGAAGGAGATATCGTTTGAGCCGGTTGCCTCGCTTGTGGAATATAGCTGGGCTGAAACGATAATTGGCGGGCACAATGTGGTTGTCGTTCGGACTTCGCATACCGGCGAACCCGGGTTTGATATTCTGGTGTCGGAATCAGGCTTGCGCGACACCTGGGATTTCATCCTTCTGAAAGGCGCGTTTCATGGCCTCGCGCCGGTCGGCCAGGAGGCTTTGAATCAACTGCGAATCGAAGCCGGCATTCCCCTCTATGGCGTTGACGTGGACGAGGCGAACATGATGCTCGAACTCGGGATGACCGAGGCGGTCAGCTTCACCAAGGGCTGTTACACAGGTCAGGAGGCTGTTGCAATGGCGACGTATCGCGGCCATATCAGCAAAAAACTTTCGGGCTTGTTGATCGAAGGCGATCATATTCCGGCTACCGGTTCCAGGATTTCCAGAGACGGAAAAGATATCGGACAAGTAACGAGTGCCGTTCGCTCTGCAAGCCTCGGACGGGTAATTGCCCTGGCCTATATTAAGTATGGCCATTTCGACGCCGGCAATAAGCTTGAGGTACAAAATGATAATTCAATTATCGAAGCATGCATCGCCGAACTTCCCTTTTACCAGAATTTAACGTCTTAA
- a CDS encoding peroxiredoxin, which translates to MKKMITFFCLFLGLSVMSVSGQNGGAGKPGSDNSEGPQVGQAAPDFELPWATQEKLYLSRNEWMKLSSLQGGNVILAFYPADWSGGCTTEVCTFRDSWNDLGKLDAKLIAISGDYVFSHQEWAKHHKLTFPLLADHDHAVAKLYGSYQPALGGINKRTVYLIDKQGTVRYKNLAFKAGAKEDYEALRGELMKLQAPQAK; encoded by the coding sequence ATGAAAAAGATGATCACCTTTTTTTGCCTGTTTCTTGGGCTGTCTGTCATGTCTGTAAGCGGACAGAATGGCGGAGCAGGGAAGCCCGGCAGCGATAACTCGGAAGGGCCGCAGGTCGGACAGGCGGCCCCTGATTTTGAGCTGCCCTGGGCGACACAGGAGAAGCTTTACCTTAGCCGTAATGAATGGATGAAGCTTTCCAGCCTTCAAGGCGGTAACGTGATCCTCGCTTTTTATCCGGCGGATTGGTCGGGCGGATGCACGACCGAGGTCTGTACCTTCCGGGATAGCTGGAACGACCTCGGCAAACTCGACGCCAAGCTGATTGCCATCAGCGGCGATTACGTCTTCTCTCATCAAGAGTGGGCCAAGCATCACAAGCTCACCTTCCCGCTTCTAGCGGATCACGATCATGCCGTCGCCAAGCTTTATGGCAGTTATCAACCGGCGCTCGGCGGCATCAATAAGCGGACGGTTTACCTGATCGACAAGCAAGGCACCGTGCGTTACAAGAACCTCGCCTTCAAAGCCGGAGCCAAGGAAGATTACGAAGCCTTGCGCGGTGAGTTGATGAAGCTGCAAGCGCCGCAAGCGAAATGA
- a CDS encoding iron-sulfur cluster assembly accessory protein — translation MLTLTTTAVNEVRKFMEGESAGPESGLRIRVVPGGCSGFSYSMQIEDAPRQGDEILDQDGLRVFVDMFSRQYLDGVQVDYVNSVMGSGFTFNNPNATGSCGCGSSFTV, via the coding sequence ATGTTGACATTGACAACGACTGCAGTGAATGAAGTCAGGAAGTTTATGGAAGGCGAGAGCGCCGGGCCTGAATCCGGACTGCGCATTCGCGTCGTGCCGGGAGGCTGTAGCGGCTTCTCGTACTCCATGCAGATCGAAGACGCGCCGCGTCAAGGTGATGAGATACTCGATCAGGACGGCCTGCGCGTTTTCGTGGACATGTTTTCGCGTCAATACCTTGACGGCGTTCAGGTCGATTACGTGAATTCAGTCATGGGCTCTGGATTCACTTTCAATAATCCTAATGCGACGGGCAGCTGCGGCTGCGGCAGCTCATTCACTGTCTAG
- the apbC gene encoding iron-sulfur cluster carrier protein ApbC, producing the protein MAGMNIEQVLKALRTVKDPWLNRDIVALDFVRDLDADNNAVRFKLILNRPSPSAQALLEQAARDAILSLGGSPPVEIETGWEVTAGKSAEGKQSVPGVKNIIAVSSGKGGVGKSTVAVNLAVALAQAGAQVGLLDTDVYGPNVPIMVGVNEQPRVHGQMLLPNTAHGIKVMSLGFLNPGDRPVVWRGPMLHTAVRQFLYDVEWGELDYLIVDMPPGTGDAQLSLAQLVPVQGAVVVTTPQEVAMADVRKAINMFEQVHIPVLGVVENMSYFVCENCSTRHAIFGTGGGAELAGRFNVSLLGQVPLSVAVREGGDAGVPIVVGAPDSLQAAAFREIAEHVATQISLQAIKGAGLPVINLSDNRGDRFAV; encoded by the coding sequence ATGGCAGGAATGAACATCGAACAGGTTCTTAAAGCGCTACGAACGGTTAAGGACCCTTGGCTTAACCGCGATATTGTGGCGCTCGATTTCGTAAGGGATTTAGATGCTGATAATAACGCCGTCCGGTTCAAGTTGATTCTGAATCGCCCATCCCCATCAGCACAAGCTTTACTTGAACAAGCAGCACGGGATGCGATCCTGAGCCTTGGGGGATCCCCGCCCGTGGAGATCGAAACGGGCTGGGAAGTTACTGCCGGAAAGTCTGCCGAAGGAAAGCAGTCTGTGCCGGGGGTAAAAAACATCATCGCCGTAAGCTCTGGAAAAGGCGGCGTCGGTAAGTCAACCGTTGCCGTCAATCTGGCCGTCGCTCTGGCGCAGGCGGGAGCGCAGGTTGGATTGCTTGACACGGACGTTTATGGTCCGAACGTGCCCATCATGGTCGGCGTAAACGAGCAGCCGCGGGTTCACGGACAGATGTTGCTGCCGAACACGGCTCACGGCATTAAAGTGATGTCGCTGGGTTTTCTGAATCCCGGTGATCGGCCCGTCGTTTGGCGAGGCCCGATGTTGCATACGGCGGTGCGGCAGTTTCTTTATGATGTTGAATGGGGGGAACTGGATTATCTTATCGTTGATATGCCACCTGGTACAGGCGATGCGCAGTTGAGTTTGGCGCAACTGGTCCCGGTTCAGGGGGCTGTCGTGGTTACGACACCCCAGGAGGTCGCCATGGCCGATGTCCGCAAGGCGATCAATATGTTCGAGCAAGTCCATATTCCTGTGCTCGGGGTTGTCGAGAACATGAGCTATTTTGTTTGTGAGAATTGCTCGACCCGGCACGCCATTTTTGGAACCGGCGGCGGCGCTGAACTGGCTGGCCGCTTCAATGTCTCGCTTCTCGGGCAGGTGCCTCTCTCTGTCGCGGTACGTGAGGGCGGAGACGCAGGCGTACCGATTGTCGTCGGCGCGCCGGACAGCTTGCAGGCGGCTGCATTCCGCGAGATCGCTGAACATGTCGCGACTCAGATCAGTTTGCAAGCCATTAAGGGAGCCGGCCTGCCGGTGATCAACCTGAGCGACAACCGCGGCGACCGATTTGCAGTTTAG
- the xerD gene encoding site-specific tyrosine recombinase XerD — MIKDIESRFFNYLRVERGLSANTLLAYRSDLDKLSAFAQQSGKGLLSLERDDLMRFMQHLNQQGLEAKSIARALVTVRSFFKYLVLDGILKRDPSVNLESPKSWQSLPKFLIAEEVERLLDAPDTAMDTGLRDKAMLEVLYATGLRVSELVSLKVTDVNLEMGFLTTLGKGSKERTVPLGQSAIGWLRRYLEVRSRWLKDQTSPLLFLNPSGSAVSRQAFWKMIVAYGNRAKIGHITPHLLRHSFATHLLENGADLRSVQLMLGHSDISTTQIYTHITNERLKHIYKQFHPRA; from the coding sequence ATGATAAAGGACATAGAAAGCCGTTTTTTTAATTATCTGCGGGTTGAGCGCGGACTCTCTGCAAACACGCTGCTGGCATATCGTAGCGATCTTGATAAGCTGTCGGCGTTCGCCCAGCAATCAGGGAAAGGGTTGCTCTCGCTAGAGCGCGACGACCTGATGCGGTTTATGCAGCACCTGAACCAGCAGGGGCTTGAGGCCAAGAGCATCGCCAGAGCCCTGGTGACGGTCCGCAGCTTCTTCAAGTATCTTGTGCTCGATGGGATACTGAAGCGCGACCCGAGCGTCAATCTCGAATCGCCGAAATCGTGGCAATCGCTGCCTAAATTTCTGATCGCCGAAGAAGTCGAGCGCCTGCTCGATGCGCCCGATACGGCGATGGACACAGGGTTGCGCGACAAGGCCATGTTGGAGGTCCTCTACGCGACCGGTCTGCGAGTATCCGAACTGGTCAGCCTTAAGGTTACTGATGTGAATCTTGAAATGGGTTTCTTGACGACATTAGGGAAGGGGAGTAAAGAGCGCACGGTGCCTCTGGGACAGAGCGCCATCGGGTGGCTACGCCGTTATTTAGAGGTTCGCAGTCGCTGGCTAAAGGATCAGACTTCGCCGTTGCTCTTTTTGAACCCGTCAGGATCAGCCGTCAGCCGGCAAGCTTTCTGGAAGATGATTGTCGCATATGGGAATCGCGCCAAAATTGGCCATATCACGCCGCATCTGTTGCGCCACAGCTTTGCCACGCACTTGCTCGAAAATGGCGCCGACCTGCGTTCTGTTCAACTCATGCTTGGCCATTCTGACATCAGCACGACGCAGATCTACACCCACATTACCAATGAAAGATTGAAGCATATCTATAAACAGTTCCATCCGCGTGCCTAG
- the lpxD gene encoding UDP-3-O-(3-hydroxymyristoyl)glucosamine N-acyltransferase, translating into MRLIDRLAAPDWNKGPTKRMELSEVAEKLGCALRGEGGVQIKGLATIERARVGDLSFLTNPKYYKAARDSQASALIVGPDSPPLDVPTLVHPNPYLIFAKAIEFFHQPSRPPASVHPTAWIADTAQIGKGVTIGAYAVVGNEAVIDDEVEIREHCVIYPRAHVGAQTLLHSGVTLREDVVIGKRCIIQNHAVIGGDGFGFAKDDQGQWYKIPQVGRVIIEDDVEIGACSTIDRAALDETLIRSHTKIDNLVQIGHGSTVGTNCLIASQVGLAGTTTVGNNVILAGQVGAAGHLTIGDGVIAIAQTGIPHSVEPGKTISGSPFVDHKLWLKASAIYAKLPEMYKTLRSLEQRAKILEAQLKVKFE; encoded by the coding sequence ATGCGGCTGATTGATCGCCTCGCCGCCCCGGATTGGAATAAAGGGCCGACAAAGCGAATGGAATTAAGTGAGGTAGCAGAAAAACTCGGCTGTGCCCTGCGCGGCGAAGGCGGAGTACAAATTAAAGGATTGGCCACAATCGAACGGGCTCGGGTGGGCGACCTGAGTTTTTTGACCAACCCAAAATATTATAAGGCGGCGCGCGATTCTCAGGCTTCGGCGCTCATCGTCGGGCCCGACAGTCCGCCACTTGACGTGCCAACACTGGTTCATCCAAACCCCTATCTCATCTTCGCCAAAGCCATCGAGTTTTTTCATCAACCCTCGCGCCCGCCGGCCAGCGTCCACCCGACGGCTTGGATCGCCGACACCGCACAGATCGGCAAAGGGGTAACGATTGGGGCTTATGCGGTCGTCGGCAACGAAGCAGTGATCGATGACGAAGTTGAAATCCGTGAACACTGTGTAATCTACCCGCGTGCCCATGTGGGGGCGCAGACACTGCTGCATTCCGGAGTGACCTTACGCGAGGACGTGGTCATCGGTAAACGATGCATCATCCAGAATCATGCGGTCATTGGCGGCGATGGTTTCGGCTTTGCGAAAGACGATCAGGGACAGTGGTATAAAATCCCCCAGGTCGGCAGAGTGATCATTGAAGATGACGTGGAGATCGGCGCTTGCTCAACCATTGATCGGGCAGCCCTGGACGAAACCCTCATTCGGTCACATACCAAAATTGATAACCTGGTGCAGATCGGGCATGGCTCAACGGTTGGAACCAATTGTCTGATTGCTTCCCAGGTCGGACTTGCGGGCACAACGACTGTCGGCAACAACGTTATCCTCGCGGGGCAGGTGGGCGCCGCGGGTCATCTGACCATCGGCGACGGCGTCATCGCCATTGCCCAAACCGGGATTCCGCATTCCGTCGAACCGGGAAAGACGATATCCGGTTCCCCCTTTGTTGACCATAAACTTTGGTTGAAAGCTTCGGCCATTTACGCCAAACTTCCAGAGATGTATAAAACGCTGCGCAGTCTGGAACAAAGAGCAAAGATTCTCGAAGCACAGCTTAAAGTAAAATTCGAATAG
- a CDS encoding ParB/RepB/Spo0J family partition protein, producing MSKRGLPNNFKLRHDAHYVELLTSKSAGAPVGRMIPIDKLAPNPNQPRVEIGDLTELVASIREKGVLEPLLVRPSDVGGRFMIISGERRYRASLEVGLNELPCIEMDVDDRDVAEISLIENLQRKDLTAFEEADGLRALSERFGYTHEEIAAKIGKSRTTITESLSLAAMPADVRALCRRADISSKSLLLQVVRQPTEDEMRNFVGTIRAGGLTRDEARVARKGKAKKEPGFVYKCKAPNQSWSLQLKFKKSRASKEDIHSALLAAIDDLERID from the coding sequence GTGTCTAAACGAGGGTTACCGAACAATTTTAAGCTGCGCCATGACGCTCATTACGTCGAATTGCTCACCAGCAAAAGCGCCGGCGCGCCAGTCGGCAGAATGATCCCCATAGACAAGCTGGCGCCGAATCCCAATCAGCCCAGGGTTGAGATCGGCGATCTTACAGAGTTGGTGGCGTCTATAAGAGAGAAGGGGGTCCTTGAACCGCTCCTAGTGCGCCCTAGCGATGTCGGCGGGCGGTTTATGATTATCAGCGGCGAGCGACGTTACCGTGCCAGCCTCGAAGTCGGGCTGAACGAGCTGCCCTGCATCGAGATGGATGTCGATGATCGAGATGTGGCCGAAATCTCGCTCATCGAGAACCTCCAGCGTAAAGATTTGACCGCTTTTGAGGAGGCCGATGGCTTGCGAGCCTTGTCCGAGCGCTTCGGCTATACCCACGAAGAGATCGCCGCCAAGATCGGCAAATCGCGTACGACGATCACCGAATCGCTCTCGCTTGCGGCAATGCCCGCGGACGTTCGAGCCCTATGTCGGCGCGCCGACATTTCTTCTAAATCCCTCCTTTTGCAAGTAGTTAGACAGCCGACGGAAGATGAAATGCGGAATTTTGTCGGCACTATTCGGGCCGGCGGCCTGACCCGCGACGAGGCGCGCGTCGCGCGAAAAGGCAAAGCGAAAAAAGAGCCGGGCTTTGTCTATAAGTGCAAAGCGCCGAACCAGTCTTGGTCGTTGCAACTCAAATTCAAGAAATCGCGAGCCTCCAAGGAAGACATTCACAGCGCCCTGCTCGCAGCCATAGATGACCTGGAGAGAATAGATTAG
- a CDS encoding ParA family protein encodes MVIAIANQKGGVGKTTTAINLSAALALTGKRVLLIDLDPQGNSSLTFLDHNTIEYSIYDLLTDTDITPEAVIKKTSIATLDLLPARINLAKFESKLLGEFDAPFRLKDRLEGTIKAYDCVLIDTPPTLGLITVNALVAADYLIVPIQPSYFALEGTDDLLETVEKVKARPNPRLQVLGVVITLLDKRTTLAKDIQEQIRAVFGDKVFETVISKSVRLEESPAYKETIFTFAPNSSGAAEYSNLCAEVMRRV; translated from the coding sequence ATGGTTATCGCTATAGCCAATCAAAAAGGCGGAGTCGGCAAGACGACAACGGCAATTAACCTTTCAGCGGCATTGGCCCTCACAGGCAAACGGGTTCTTCTGATTGACCTCGACCCGCAGGGCAATAGCTCGCTGACTTTTCTCGACCATAATACCATCGAGTATTCGATTTACGACCTGTTGACCGACACCGACATCACGCCGGAAGCGGTGATCAAAAAAACCTCAATCGCCACGCTTGATCTCTTACCGGCGCGGATCAACCTTGCAAAATTTGAGAGCAAATTACTCGGCGAATTTGATGCCCCCTTTCGCCTGAAAGATCGCCTCGAAGGAACCATTAAGGCTTATGACTGCGTCTTGATCGATACGCCACCAACCCTTGGCCTGATCACCGTGAATGCACTGGTTGCCGCCGACTATCTGATTGTGCCCATTCAACCTTCTTATTTTGCCCTTGAAGGCACGGACGATCTGCTTGAAACCGTTGAGAAGGTTAAAGCGCGCCCCAACCCTCGATTACAGGTACTCGGTGTGGTAATTACGCTGCTTGATAAGCGCACGACGCTGGCTAAAGATATTCAAGAACAGATCAGAGCCGTCTTTGGGGATAAAGTATTTGAGACCGTAATTAGCAAATCCGTCCGTCTTGAAGAAAGCCCCGCCTACAAAGAGACGATCTTTACATTTGCCCCTAACTCTAGCGGGGCTGCCGAATACTCCAACCTGTGTGCAGAGGTGATGCGCCGTGTCTAA
- a CDS encoding bifunctional nuclease family protein — protein MKIRGLMMDPSANTPIIILKDVNGESLLPIWVGAFEANAIATEIEKLSSQRPMTHDLLKNVIWELGAAIRRIVITDLQHNTFFAVIEMLREDQLITVDARPSDAIALALRVDCPIYVNEEVIKNSSATITEEPAVEDEEWPDDFADDSSGYKM, from the coding sequence ATGAAAATCCGCGGGCTGATGATGGATCCATCAGCTAACACGCCGATCATCATCCTGAAGGATGTGAATGGCGAATCACTGCTGCCGATCTGGGTCGGCGCCTTTGAAGCGAACGCCATTGCCACCGAAATCGAAAAACTCTCATCTCAGCGTCCGATGACGCATGACCTTTTAAAGAATGTCATCTGGGAGCTTGGGGCAGCCATCAGGCGGATAGTGATTACCGATTTGCAGCACAACACGTTTTTTGCGGTGATTGAAATGCTGCGTGAAGACCAGTTAATCACCGTTGATGCCAGGCCCAGCGATGCCATTGCGTTGGCCTTGCGAGTTGATTGCCCGATCTACGTAAACGAAGAAGTCATCAAGAACTCTAGCGCGACGATTACCGAAGAGCCTGCGGTCGAAGATGAAGAATGGCCCGATGATTTTGCGGATGATTCGAGCGGCTACAAAATGTAA
- a CDS encoding single-stranded DNA-binding protein, whose translation MASFNKIIVVGYLGRDPELRYTQDGTAVCNFSVATTERRKDRNGEMQDVTTWFRVNVWRRQAEVASQYLKKGRQVYVEGRLSQSEFQDREGQTRTTLEIHASDIQFIGARGDEAGGGASEAPKVRAESPAAASGPISDDDIPF comes from the coding sequence ATGGCTTCGTTCAACAAGATTATCGTGGTCGGCTATCTCGGCAGGGACCCGGAATTGCGCTATACGCAGGACGGCACGGCGGTGTGCAATTTCAGTGTGGCGACGACCGAACGACGCAAGGATCGCAACGGCGAGATGCAAGACGTGACGACCTGGTTTCGCGTCAATGTCTGGCGGCGTCAGGCTGAGGTGGCCAGCCAGTACCTCAAGAAAGGCCGCCAGGTCTACGTCGAAGGGCGCTTGTCGCAAAGCGAGTTTCAAGATCGCGAAGGACAAACCCGGACAACGCTTGAAATCCACGCCAGCGACATTCAATTCATTGGAGCGCGCGGCGATGAGGCAGGTGGCGGCGCATCTGAAGCGCCAAAAGTGCGGGCTGAAAGTCCGGCGGCTGCTTCAGGCCCCATTTCGGATGACGATATTCCCTTTTAA
- a CDS encoding sigma-54 dependent transcriptional regulator, whose amino-acid sequence MAASILIVDDEAAARYGMRRALEKEGYQIHEAATLSGADNILGSQPISVVLLDVRLAAESGLDYLPSVVGAANAPSVIMITAHGSERIAVEAIKRGAFDYLAKPFDVDELRLLVRNAAASHTLRTENERLRQAIAGGGSLGRLIGSSQAMHKIFTLIERVAQTEVNVLITGESGTGKEEVAREIHARSRVSGGPFVAVNCAAMPHELIESELFGHEKGAFTGAAGKRIGKFEAAANGTLFLDEIGDMGLETQAKVLRVIEDKTFQRLGSNETITSNARLISATNKQLDKLAEQGKFREDLYYRLCVVQIELPPLRERKADIPALIDSFIQRYSLAYRSSPLGISSDTVKALLEYNWPGNIRQLKNTIERAVVLAENEQITSDVLPQEILSKSRKTKDVELPEDALVVSIGEDFKQAKKDFERKYIEKCLERSAGNITRAAAMLGIHRQSLQQKIKDLGLTKHFTFSE is encoded by the coding sequence ATGGCTGCATCCATTCTAATCGTTGATGATGAGGCGGCTGCCCGCTATGGCATGCGGCGGGCGCTGGAAAAAGAGGGCTACCAAATCCACGAGGCCGCCACCTTAAGCGGCGCGGATAATATCCTTGGCTCGCAGCCGATCAGTGTTGTTTTGCTCGATGTCCGATTGGCCGCAGAGTCGGGGCTTGATTACCTACCCTCGGTGGTCGGCGCCGCCAATGCGCCTTCCGTGATTATGATTACGGCTCATGGGTCCGAGCGCATCGCTGTCGAAGCCATCAAGCGCGGCGCCTTTGATTATCTGGCAAAGCCTTTCGACGTTGATGAGCTGCGCCTGCTGGTGCGCAATGCGGCGGCTTCACACACTTTACGGACGGAAAACGAGCGTCTTCGGCAAGCGATTGCCGGCGGCGGGTCGCTAGGGAGGTTGATCGGGTCTTCGCAGGCGATGCACAAGATCTTTACCTTGATTGAGCGCGTCGCTCAGACCGAAGTCAATGTCTTAATCACAGGTGAATCGGGAACCGGCAAAGAGGAGGTGGCCAGAGAGATTCACGCGCGCAGTCGAGTCAGCGGTGGGCCTTTCGTTGCCGTCAATTGTGCGGCGATGCCTCATGAGTTGATTGAATCGGAACTTTTCGGCCACGAAAAAGGCGCCTTTACAGGGGCCGCGGGGAAGAGGATCGGCAAGTTCGAAGCGGCTGCAAACGGCACGCTCTTTCTTGATGAGATCGGAGACATGGGCTTAGAAACGCAGGCGAAGGTTCTGCGGGTCATAGAGGACAAAACATTTCAACGTCTAGGGAGCAATGAAACGATCACCAGTAATGCTCGTCTGATCAGTGCCACTAACAAGCAATTAGATAAGCTAGCCGAACAGGGGAAGTTTAGAGAGGATTTGTATTATCGTCTATGCGTCGTGCAGATCGAGTTGCCGCCTCTCAGAGAACGGAAGGCGGACATCCCGGCGCTCATCGATTCCTTTATTCAACGCTACTCTCTGGCTTATCGCTCCTCCCCATTAGGAATTTCGAGCGATACGGTTAAAGCATTGCTTGAATATAACTGGCCTGGGAACATCCGGCAGTTAAAGAATACCATTGAGCGAGCCGTCGTGCTTGCTGAAAACGAACAAATTACTTCAGATGTGTTGCCTCAAGAAATATTGAGCAAATCACGGAAAACAAAAGATGTTGAATTGCCTGAAGATGCTCTTGTGGTATCTATTGGAGAAGACTTCAAGCAGGCAAAGAAGGATTTCGAGAGGAAATACATTGAGAAGTGCCTGGAGCGTTCGGCGGGAAACATTACGCGCGCCGCGGCTATGCTCGGGATTCACCGCCAAAGCTTACAGCAAAAGATTAAGGACCTTGGCCTGACTAAACATTTCACTTTCAGCGAATAG
- a CDS encoding DUF4147 domain-containing protein, with amino-acid sequence MNDLEKAARTIFFETLGAVDLQASIRRRVRLDGEWLWFDEKAIDLGYFSEVILIGLGKASLQMGEAIESLLGNRLTRGLLVTNRRAPLSLKSEVIVAGHPTPDAESLRAGKRAIELLSNSPADSLVIFLISGGGSALLELPITDEITLEDLQRLNQILVNCGATIEETNVIRKHFSAIKGGKLRKWMRANRAVALLVSDVNSGDIKTLASNPLFPEVESAERFQAIAAKYQLTDKLPKLFQPLIFPSYPAGLRLTENPDGLIDIILLGENRDVVKAAERIARRLGYRVGVDRGDGEETVERTAARLIAAVVELSHLFPKEKLCVVSGGEVSCKVRGRGFGGRNQEFALHCALRMKEALATESLVLSCGTDGIDGRSIAVGALAKAGQTDDEWKMKSRLLSYFEASDTASWFNESGGLMVTGPTGNNLRDLRIILTH; translated from the coding sequence ATGAACGACCTGGAAAAAGCCGCCCGCACCATCTTCTTTGAAACCCTCGGCGCCGTCGACTTGCAGGCCAGTATTCGCAGGCGTGTCAGGCTTGACGGCGAATGGCTATGGTTTGACGAAAAGGCCATTGACCTGGGGTATTTCTCCGAAGTGATCTTGATTGGTCTGGGCAAGGCGAGCCTGCAAATGGGCGAGGCCATCGAATCGCTTCTCGGTAATCGCTTGACTCGCGGTCTTCTGGTCACCAATCGGCGAGCGCCGCTTTCGCTCAAGTCAGAGGTCATCGTTGCCGGTCATCCCACCCCTGACGCGGAAAGCCTGCGGGCAGGGAAGCGCGCTATCGAACTGCTTTCAAATTCTCCCGCCGATTCGCTGGTGATCTTCCTAATCTCTGGCGGCGGTTCCGCTCTTCTCGAACTCCCCATAACGGATGAGATAACACTTGAGGATTTGCAGCGATTAAACCAGATTCTCGTCAACTGCGGCGCAACTATTGAAGAAACGAATGTTATCAGAAAGCATTTTTCAGCGATTAAAGGCGGTAAGCTGAGAAAATGGATGCGGGCGAATCGGGCCGTGGCGCTGCTCGTTTCTGACGTGAATTCAGGCGATATAAAGACACTGGCCTCAAACCCGCTCTTTCCAGAGGTAGAAAGCGCTGAACGATTTCAAGCAATCGCCGCTAAGTACCAGTTAACGGATAAGCTGCCAAAGCTCTTTCAACCGCTTATTTTTCCTTCCTATCCTGCCGGGCTGAGATTGACAGAAAACCCTGATGGGCTCATAGATATTATTCTTTTAGGCGAGAACCGGGACGTTGTGAAAGCGGCTGAAAGGATAGCGCGAAGACTCGGTTATCGCGTTGGGGTTGACCGTGGCGACGGTGAAGAAACGGTTGAGCGCACCGCTGCTCGCTTAATTGCTGCGGTCGTGGAATTGAGCCATCTCTTCCCGAAAGAGAAGCTTTGCGTAGTGTCAGGCGGAGAAGTCTCATGTAAAGTAAGAGGCCGCGGCTTTGGCGGTCGTAATCAAGAATTTGCCCTGCATTGTGCTTTGAGAATGAAAGAGGCGCTAGCGACCGAATCTCTGGTCTTATCTTGTGGCACCGATGGGATTGATGGAAGAAGCATTGCGGTCGGCGCCCTGGCAAAGGCAGGCCAAACCGATGACGAGTGGAAGATGAAATCACGCCTGCTCTCCTATTTCGAGGCGAGTGACACGGCCTCCTGGTTCAACGAGTCTGGCGGATTAATGGTCACCGGGCCGACCGGCAACAATCTTCGCGACCTACGAATCATTCTGACCCATTAG